The following proteins are co-located in the Desulfurobacteriaceae bacterium genome:
- the ribD gene encoding bifunctional diaminohydroxyphosphoribosylaminopyrimidine deaminase/5-amino-6-(5-phosphoribosylamino)uracil reductase RibD, with translation MITDEKFMKLAIKEAYKAKGKTLPNPAVGAVIVKDGKVIATGYHEKVGLPHAERIAIEKAGENAKGSILYVTLEPCNHYGKTPPCSEKIINAGIKKVVVGIRDPNPVARGGVERLKSAGIEVKVGVLEKECFELIDDFIVNLKEDRPFISLKLAATLDGKIADYKGNSKWITSKESRKLVHLLRSYHNAVMVGIGTVLKDDPLLNVREVETNFQPKAIVVDPHLKIPLDCRLIKSRSEDLIIITTRKSMTSEKSLFLRERGVKLLEAGKSSIELKTVLGRLRKEFGIYSIMCEGGSKLAGSLLEENLIDKFYLFYAPKVLGGKGMSMFEGGFLIEDAHPIRIFSINSIGNDLLIKAYRIEAI, from the coding sequence ATGATTACAGACGAAAAATTCATGAAGCTTGCTATCAAGGAAGCCTACAAAGCAAAAGGAAAAACCCTTCCTAATCCGGCAGTTGGTGCCGTTATAGTTAAAGATGGCAAAGTAATAGCAACAGGTTATCATGAAAAGGTAGGACTTCCCCATGCTGAAAGAATAGCGATAGAGAAAGCAGGAGAAAATGCTAAAGGATCTATACTTTACGTAACCCTTGAACCTTGTAACCATTATGGAAAGACCCCTCCCTGTTCAGAAAAAATAATAAATGCTGGAATAAAGAAAGTAGTGGTCGGAATTAGAGATCCTAACCCTGTAGCGAGAGGGGGAGTTGAAAGGCTAAAAAGTGCAGGAATAGAGGTAAAAGTTGGAGTTCTTGAAAAGGAGTGTTTTGAGCTTATAGACGACTTTATTGTTAACTTGAAGGAAGATCGTCCTTTTATTTCTTTAAAGCTCGCAGCAACACTTGATGGGAAAATTGCAGATTATAAAGGAAATTCCAAGTGGATAACTTCTAAAGAGTCCCGCAAACTTGTTCATCTTTTAAGAAGCTACCATAATGCTGTAATGGTAGGAATAGGAACTGTCCTAAAAGATGACCCACTTTTAAATGTGAGAGAAGTAGAAACAAACTTTCAGCCTAAAGCAATAGTTGTTGATCCCCACTTAAAAATTCCTTTAGATTGCCGATTAATAAAAAGTAGAAGTGAAGACTTGATAATCATTACTACAAGGAAAAGTATGACTTCTGAGAAGAGTTTATTTTTAAGAGAGAGAGGAGTTAAACTACTAGAAGCAGGTAAAAGTTCTATTGAACTTAAGACTGTTTTGGGAAGGCTAAGAAAAGAGTTCGGTATTTATTCAATTATGTGTGAAGGTGGCTCAAAGTTGGCAGGTAGCTTATTGGAGGAGAATTTAATTGATAAGTTCTACCTATTCTATGCACCTAAAGTCTTAGGTGGAAAGGGAATGTCAATGTTTGAAGGAGGTTTTTTGATAGAAGATGCTCATCCAATTAGGATCTTTTCAATCAATAGTATAGGTAATGATTTACTAATTAAGGCTTATAGAATAGAGGCAATATAA
- the trpS gene encoding tryptophan--tRNA ligase, with translation MKRVLSGMRPTGKIHLGNYFGALKTWLELQDKAECFFFIADWHAITTSYHDTKSLADNTLEMMADWVAAGLDPEKSVLFVQSSVKEHAELHLLLSMITPVRWLERNPTYKEMMENLKDRELATYGFLGYPVLQTADIVLYKADTVPVGIDQIPHLELSREIARRFNRFFGKLFPEPRPYLSEAPKLPGLDGRKMSKSYGNCIYLADTEEEVNKKVMSMVTDPSRVRKTDPGHPEVCSVFAYHKIFTSLDKTKELEEACKKGKIGCVQCKKELAKNLNNFLKPIREKRQNLLSKPESLIETFAEGSKKAREIAKVTMEEVREAVNFLKV, from the coding sequence ATAAAACGTGTCCTTTCCGGTATGCGTCCGACCGGAAAAATTCACCTTGGAAACTATTTTGGAGCATTAAAGACATGGCTGGAACTTCAGGATAAAGCTGAGTGCTTTTTCTTTATTGCCGATTGGCACGCGATAACAACCTCTTATCACGATACTAAAAGTTTAGCCGATAATACCCTTGAAATGATGGCAGACTGGGTTGCTGCCGGCTTAGATCCTGAAAAATCGGTTTTGTTTGTTCAGTCATCTGTAAAAGAGCATGCTGAGCTTCATCTCCTTTTAAGTATGATTACTCCTGTTAGGTGGCTTGAAAGGAATCCAACTTACAAAGAAATGATGGAAAACCTAAAGGATAGAGAACTTGCAACTTACGGATTTCTCGGATATCCTGTTCTCCAAACCGCAGATATAGTTCTTTATAAGGCAGATACAGTCCCTGTCGGAATAGACCAAATTCCCCACTTAGAACTTTCTCGAGAAATTGCTCGTAGATTTAATAGATTTTTTGGAAAGCTTTTTCCTGAACCTCGTCCTTACCTTTCCGAAGCGCCAAAGCTTCCCGGACTTGACGGTAGAAAAATGAGCAAGTCTTACGGAAACTGCATATACTTAGCAGATACTGAAGAAGAAGTAAACAAAAAGGTAATGTCAATGGTTACTGACCCTTCAAGGGTCAGGAAAACCGATCCTGGACATCCTGAGGTTTGCTCTGTTTTTGCTTATCACAAGATATTCACTTCACTAGATAAGACTAAAGAGCTTGAAGAGGCTTGTAAGAAAGGAAAAATTGGTTGTGTTCAGTGCAAAAAAGAACTTGCTAAAAACTTAAATAATTTCTTAAAGCCAATTAGAGAAAAGAGACAGAACTTGCTTTCTAAACCTGAAAGTCTCATTGAAACTTTTGCTGAAGGTTCTAAGAAAGCAAGAGAAATTGCTAAAGTTACGATGGAGGAAGTAAGAGAGGCTGTGAACTTTTTAAAAGTTTAG
- the purC gene encoding phosphoribosylaminoimidazolesuccinocarboxamide synthase — protein sequence MEKKEKLYEGKAKILYKTDSNNLLVQYFKDDTTAFDGVKKEVLEDKGVINCAISTVIFEYLEKHGIKTHFVERLSPREMLVKKCEIIPVEVVVRNIAAGSFCKRYGVEQGKPLPEPLVEYFYKSDELHDPMVCPNHVYLFGWATREELAHMTKEALKINELLKKFFDEIDIILVDFKLEFGRHNGEVILADEITPDACRLWDKSTKEVLDKDRFRKDMGKVVESYKEVYRRIMERYERVEE from the coding sequence ATGGAAAAGAAGGAGAAGCTTTATGAAGGAAAAGCCAAGATTTTGTATAAGACAGATAGCAATAATTTGCTTGTCCAATACTTTAAAGACGACACAACAGCTTTTGATGGCGTAAAGAAAGAAGTTCTTGAAGACAAAGGTGTAATTAACTGTGCTATTTCAACCGTGATATTTGAGTATCTTGAAAAGCACGGTATTAAGACCCATTTCGTTGAAAGACTTTCTCCAAGAGAAATGCTTGTTAAGAAGTGTGAAATTATTCCTGTGGAAGTTGTTGTTAGAAACATTGCTGCTGGAAGTTTCTGTAAAAGGTATGGAGTAGAACAAGGAAAACCTTTACCTGAACCCCTTGTTGAATACTTCTATAAGTCTGATGAACTTCATGACCCAATGGTATGTCCAAACCACGTTTACCTTTTTGGATGGGCTACAAGAGAAGAACTTGCCCACATGACAAAAGAGGCTTTAAAAATAAACGAGCTTTTAAAGAAGTTCTTTGACGAAATAGATATTATCCTGGTTGACTTTAAGCTTGAATTTGGAAGACACAACGGAGAAGTAATCTTAGCTGACGAAATTACTCCGGATGCTTGTAGACTTTGGGATAAATCAACAAAGGAGGTTCTTGACAAGGATAGATTTAGAAAAGACATGGGTAAGGTAGTAGAAAGCTACAAAGAGGTTTATAGAAGAATTATGGAAAGATACGAAAGAGTTGAGGAGTAA